A single genomic interval of Pelodiscus sinensis isolate JC-2024 chromosome 28, ASM4963464v1, whole genome shotgun sequence harbors:
- the LOC142820918 gene encoding N-acetylglucosamine-6-sulfatase-like isoform X1, translating into MGHPARWAALLVLGATWQLVLWGTARGGRRSPHNIVLILTDDQDTEIGGMTPMKKMQALIGQAGVSFANAFTVTPLCCPSRSSILSGRYPHNHLVRNNSLEGNCSSLAWQKSQEPLAFPVHLQRQGYQTFYAGKYLNQYGHPAAGGAQHVPLGWSYWNGLVGNSRYYNYTLSANGREEQHRQSYQEDYLTDLIANRSLEYLERFSHPPFLMVLAPPAAHSPWTAAPRYATAFGSTKAPRGGSFNVHGKDKHWLVRQARSPMANTSIEFLDKVYRARWQTLLSVDDLVEQVMGRLKALDLLASTYVFYTSDNGYHAGQFSLPIDKRQLYEFDIRVPLLVRGPGITANQTRLEPILNIDLGPTFLDIAGLNVSETAMDGQSFLPLLVSPAPPSTWRSDFLVQYTGEGYPDKDPSCPALGPGVSQCFPDCVCEDAFNNTYACLRALHPRSLQYCEFADSQAFVELYNLTSDPQQLHNVAKSVDPTLLEALNQRLMKLQACAGPSCRD; encoded by the exons ATGGGGCACCCTGCACGGTGGGCTGCTCTGCTGGTGCTGGGCGCCACCTGGCAGCTGGTACTGTGGGGTACGGCAAGAGGGGGGCGGCGGAGCCCCCACAACATCGTGCTGATCCTGACGGATGACCAGGACACAGAGATCGGGGGCATG ACTCCCATGAAGAAGAtgcaagccctgattggccaggcGGGTGTCTCCTTTGCCAATGCG TTCACGGTCACGCCCCTGTGCTGCCCCAGCCGCAGCAGCATCCTGAGCGGGCGCTACCCCCACAACCACCTAGTGAGGAACAACTCCCTGGAGGGCAactgcagcagcctggcctgGCAAAAGAGCCAGGAGCCGCTGGCCTTCCCCGTCCACCTGCAGCGGCAGGGCTACCAGACCTTCTACGCTGGCAAGTACCTCAACCAG TACGGACACCCCGCGGCCGGGGGAGCTCAGCACGTGCCTCTGGGCTGGAGCTACTGGAACGGCCTG GTAGGGAACTCCCGCTATTATAACTACACCCTGTCGGCGAACGGTCGGGAGGAGCAGCACAGGCAGAGCTACCAGGAGGACTATCTCACGGATCTCATT GCCAACCGGAGCCTAGAGTACCTGGAGAGGTTTTCACACCCGCCCTTCCTGATGGTGCTGGCCCCACCCGCGGCTCACTCCCCGTGGACCGCGGCCCCGCGCTACGCCACGGCCTTCGGCTCCACCAAGGCGCCCCGCGGCGGCAGCTTCAACGTGCACGGCAAG GACAAGCACTGGCTGGTGAGACAGGCCAGGAGCCCCATGGCCAACACCTCCATCGAGTTCCTGGACAAGGTCTACAGGGCGAG GTGGCAGACGCTGCTTTCGGTGGATGACCTGGTGGAACAGGTGATGGGCCGGCTGAAGGCCCTCGACCTGCTAGCCAGCACCTATGTCTTCTACACCTCGGACAATGGCTACCACGCGG gCCAGTTCTCGCTGCCCATTGATAAGCGCCAGCTCTATGAGTTCGATATCCGGGTGCCGCTGCTGGTGCGGGGGCCGGGCATCACTGCGAACCAGACCCGACTG GAGCCGATCCTCAATATTGACCTGGGCCCCACCTTCCTGGACATCGCCGGCCTCAACGTGTCTGAGACAGCCATGGATGGGCAGTCCTTCCTGCCGCTGCTG GtgagccctgccccgcccagcacgTGGCGGTCGGATTTCCTGGTGCAGTACACAGGGGAGGGGTACCCGGACAAAGATCCATCCTGCCCGGCCCTGGGCCCAGGGGTATCG caatgcTTCCCCGACTGCGTGTGCGAAGACGCCTTCAACAACACCTACGCCTGCCTGCGCGCCCTGCACCCGCGCAGCCTGCAGTACTGCGAGTTCGCGGACAGCCAG GCCTTCGTGGAGCTGTACAACCTGACCAGCGACCCCCAGCAGCTCCACAACGTGGCCAAGAGCGTCGACCCcaccctgctggaggccttgaaCCAGCGGCTCATGAAGCTCCAGGCCTGTGCGGGGCCCAGCTGCCGGGACTAG
- the LOC142820918 gene encoding N-acetylglucosamine-6-sulfatase-like isoform X4, which translates to MGHPARWAALLVLGATWQLVLWGTARGGRRSPHNIVLILTDDQDTEIGGMTPMKKMQALIGQAGVSFANAFTVTPLCCPSRSSILSGRYPHNHLVRNNSLEGNCSSLAWQKSQEPLAFPVHLQRQGYQTFYAGKYLNQYGHPAAGGAQHVPLGWSYWNGLVGNSRYYNYTLSANGREEQHRQSYQEDYLTDLIANRSLEYLERFSHPPFLMVLAPPAAHSPWTAAPRYATAFGSTKAPRGGSFNVHGKDKHWLVRQARSPMANTSIEFLDKVYRARWQTLLSVDDLVEQVMGRLKALDLLASTYVFYTSDNGYHAGQFSLPIDKRQLYEFDIRVPLLVRGPGITANQTRLEPILNIDLGPTFLDIAGLNVSETAMDGQSFLPLLQCFPDCVCEDAFNNTYACLRALHPRSLQYCEFADSQAFVELYNLTSDPQQLHNVAKSVDPTLLEALNQRLMKLQACAGPSCRD; encoded by the exons ATGGGGCACCCTGCACGGTGGGCTGCTCTGCTGGTGCTGGGCGCCACCTGGCAGCTGGTACTGTGGGGTACGGCAAGAGGGGGGCGGCGGAGCCCCCACAACATCGTGCTGATCCTGACGGATGACCAGGACACAGAGATCGGGGGCATG ACTCCCATGAAGAAGAtgcaagccctgattggccaggcGGGTGTCTCCTTTGCCAATGCG TTCACGGTCACGCCCCTGTGCTGCCCCAGCCGCAGCAGCATCCTGAGCGGGCGCTACCCCCACAACCACCTAGTGAGGAACAACTCCCTGGAGGGCAactgcagcagcctggcctgGCAAAAGAGCCAGGAGCCGCTGGCCTTCCCCGTCCACCTGCAGCGGCAGGGCTACCAGACCTTCTACGCTGGCAAGTACCTCAACCAG TACGGACACCCCGCGGCCGGGGGAGCTCAGCACGTGCCTCTGGGCTGGAGCTACTGGAACGGCCTG GTAGGGAACTCCCGCTATTATAACTACACCCTGTCGGCGAACGGTCGGGAGGAGCAGCACAGGCAGAGCTACCAGGAGGACTATCTCACGGATCTCATT GCCAACCGGAGCCTAGAGTACCTGGAGAGGTTTTCACACCCGCCCTTCCTGATGGTGCTGGCCCCACCCGCGGCTCACTCCCCGTGGACCGCGGCCCCGCGCTACGCCACGGCCTTCGGCTCCACCAAGGCGCCCCGCGGCGGCAGCTTCAACGTGCACGGCAAG GACAAGCACTGGCTGGTGAGACAGGCCAGGAGCCCCATGGCCAACACCTCCATCGAGTTCCTGGACAAGGTCTACAGGGCGAG GTGGCAGACGCTGCTTTCGGTGGATGACCTGGTGGAACAGGTGATGGGCCGGCTGAAGGCCCTCGACCTGCTAGCCAGCACCTATGTCTTCTACACCTCGGACAATGGCTACCACGCGG gCCAGTTCTCGCTGCCCATTGATAAGCGCCAGCTCTATGAGTTCGATATCCGGGTGCCGCTGCTGGTGCGGGGGCCGGGCATCACTGCGAACCAGACCCGACTG GAGCCGATCCTCAATATTGACCTGGGCCCCACCTTCCTGGACATCGCCGGCCTCAACGTGTCTGAGACAGCCATGGATGGGCAGTCCTTCCTGCCGCTGCTG caatgcTTCCCCGACTGCGTGTGCGAAGACGCCTTCAACAACACCTACGCCTGCCTGCGCGCCCTGCACCCGCGCAGCCTGCAGTACTGCGAGTTCGCGGACAGCCAG GCCTTCGTGGAGCTGTACAACCTGACCAGCGACCCCCAGCAGCTCCACAACGTGGCCAAGAGCGTCGACCCcaccctgctggaggccttgaaCCAGCGGCTCATGAAGCTCCAGGCCTGTGCGGGGCCCAGCTGCCGGGACTAG
- the LOC142820918 gene encoding N-acetylglucosamine-6-sulfatase-like isoform X3 yields MGTTFAFFQSSGISPDLHEFSKTPMKKMQALIGQAGVSFANAFTVTPLCCPSRSSILSGRYPHNHLVRNNSLEGNCSSLAWQKSQEPLAFPVHLQRQGYQTFYAGKYLNQYGHPAAGGAQHVPLGWSYWNGLVGNSRYYNYTLSANGREEQHRQSYQEDYLTDLIANRSLEYLERFSHPPFLMVLAPPAAHSPWTAAPRYATAFGSTKAPRGGSFNVHGKDKHWLVRQARSPMANTSIEFLDKVYRARWQTLLSVDDLVEQVMGRLKALDLLASTYVFYTSDNGYHAGQFSLPIDKRQLYEFDIRVPLLVRGPGITANQTRLEPILNIDLGPTFLDIAGLNVSETAMDGQSFLPLLVSPAPPSTWRSDFLVQYTGEGYPDKDPSCPALGPGVSQCFPDCVCEDAFNNTYACLRALHPRSLQYCEFADSQAFVELYNLTSDPQQLHNVAKSVDPTLLEALNQRLMKLQACAGPSCRD; encoded by the exons atgggcactacatttgcctttttccaatcatctgggatctctcccgatctccacgagttttcaaag ACTCCCATGAAGAAGAtgcaagccctgattggccaggcGGGTGTCTCCTTTGCCAATGCG TTCACGGTCACGCCCCTGTGCTGCCCCAGCCGCAGCAGCATCCTGAGCGGGCGCTACCCCCACAACCACCTAGTGAGGAACAACTCCCTGGAGGGCAactgcagcagcctggcctgGCAAAAGAGCCAGGAGCCGCTGGCCTTCCCCGTCCACCTGCAGCGGCAGGGCTACCAGACCTTCTACGCTGGCAAGTACCTCAACCAG TACGGACACCCCGCGGCCGGGGGAGCTCAGCACGTGCCTCTGGGCTGGAGCTACTGGAACGGCCTG GTAGGGAACTCCCGCTATTATAACTACACCCTGTCGGCGAACGGTCGGGAGGAGCAGCACAGGCAGAGCTACCAGGAGGACTATCTCACGGATCTCATT GCCAACCGGAGCCTAGAGTACCTGGAGAGGTTTTCACACCCGCCCTTCCTGATGGTGCTGGCCCCACCCGCGGCTCACTCCCCGTGGACCGCGGCCCCGCGCTACGCCACGGCCTTCGGCTCCACCAAGGCGCCCCGCGGCGGCAGCTTCAACGTGCACGGCAAG GACAAGCACTGGCTGGTGAGACAGGCCAGGAGCCCCATGGCCAACACCTCCATCGAGTTCCTGGACAAGGTCTACAGGGCGAG GTGGCAGACGCTGCTTTCGGTGGATGACCTGGTGGAACAGGTGATGGGCCGGCTGAAGGCCCTCGACCTGCTAGCCAGCACCTATGTCTTCTACACCTCGGACAATGGCTACCACGCGG gCCAGTTCTCGCTGCCCATTGATAAGCGCCAGCTCTATGAGTTCGATATCCGGGTGCCGCTGCTGGTGCGGGGGCCGGGCATCACTGCGAACCAGACCCGACTG GAGCCGATCCTCAATATTGACCTGGGCCCCACCTTCCTGGACATCGCCGGCCTCAACGTGTCTGAGACAGCCATGGATGGGCAGTCCTTCCTGCCGCTGCTG GtgagccctgccccgcccagcacgTGGCGGTCGGATTTCCTGGTGCAGTACACAGGGGAGGGGTACCCGGACAAAGATCCATCCTGCCCGGCCCTGGGCCCAGGGGTATCG caatgcTTCCCCGACTGCGTGTGCGAAGACGCCTTCAACAACACCTACGCCTGCCTGCGCGCCCTGCACCCGCGCAGCCTGCAGTACTGCGAGTTCGCGGACAGCCAG GCCTTCGTGGAGCTGTACAACCTGACCAGCGACCCCCAGCAGCTCCACAACGTGGCCAAGAGCGTCGACCCcaccctgctggaggccttgaaCCAGCGGCTCATGAAGCTCCAGGCCTGTGCGGGGCCCAGCTGCCGGGACTAG
- the LOC142820918 gene encoding N-acetylglucosamine-6-sulfatase-like isoform X2, with amino-acid sequence MGVWRVCPPQECTEAWSCPWCSQELTPMKKMQALIGQAGVSFANAFTVTPLCCPSRSSILSGRYPHNHLVRNNSLEGNCSSLAWQKSQEPLAFPVHLQRQGYQTFYAGKYLNQYGHPAAGGAQHVPLGWSYWNGLVGNSRYYNYTLSANGREEQHRQSYQEDYLTDLIANRSLEYLERFSHPPFLMVLAPPAAHSPWTAAPRYATAFGSTKAPRGGSFNVHGKDKHWLVRQARSPMANTSIEFLDKVYRARWQTLLSVDDLVEQVMGRLKALDLLASTYVFYTSDNGYHAGQFSLPIDKRQLYEFDIRVPLLVRGPGITANQTRLEPILNIDLGPTFLDIAGLNVSETAMDGQSFLPLLVSPAPPSTWRSDFLVQYTGEGYPDKDPSCPALGPGVSQCFPDCVCEDAFNNTYACLRALHPRSLQYCEFADSQAFVELYNLTSDPQQLHNVAKSVDPTLLEALNQRLMKLQACAGPSCRD; translated from the exons ATGGGCGTGTGGCGGGTCTGCCCGCCCCAGGAGTGCACAGAAGCCTGGAGCTGTCCCTGGTGTTCCCAGGAGCTG ACTCCCATGAAGAAGAtgcaagccctgattggccaggcGGGTGTCTCCTTTGCCAATGCG TTCACGGTCACGCCCCTGTGCTGCCCCAGCCGCAGCAGCATCCTGAGCGGGCGCTACCCCCACAACCACCTAGTGAGGAACAACTCCCTGGAGGGCAactgcagcagcctggcctgGCAAAAGAGCCAGGAGCCGCTGGCCTTCCCCGTCCACCTGCAGCGGCAGGGCTACCAGACCTTCTACGCTGGCAAGTACCTCAACCAG TACGGACACCCCGCGGCCGGGGGAGCTCAGCACGTGCCTCTGGGCTGGAGCTACTGGAACGGCCTG GTAGGGAACTCCCGCTATTATAACTACACCCTGTCGGCGAACGGTCGGGAGGAGCAGCACAGGCAGAGCTACCAGGAGGACTATCTCACGGATCTCATT GCCAACCGGAGCCTAGAGTACCTGGAGAGGTTTTCACACCCGCCCTTCCTGATGGTGCTGGCCCCACCCGCGGCTCACTCCCCGTGGACCGCGGCCCCGCGCTACGCCACGGCCTTCGGCTCCACCAAGGCGCCCCGCGGCGGCAGCTTCAACGTGCACGGCAAG GACAAGCACTGGCTGGTGAGACAGGCCAGGAGCCCCATGGCCAACACCTCCATCGAGTTCCTGGACAAGGTCTACAGGGCGAG GTGGCAGACGCTGCTTTCGGTGGATGACCTGGTGGAACAGGTGATGGGCCGGCTGAAGGCCCTCGACCTGCTAGCCAGCACCTATGTCTTCTACACCTCGGACAATGGCTACCACGCGG gCCAGTTCTCGCTGCCCATTGATAAGCGCCAGCTCTATGAGTTCGATATCCGGGTGCCGCTGCTGGTGCGGGGGCCGGGCATCACTGCGAACCAGACCCGACTG GAGCCGATCCTCAATATTGACCTGGGCCCCACCTTCCTGGACATCGCCGGCCTCAACGTGTCTGAGACAGCCATGGATGGGCAGTCCTTCCTGCCGCTGCTG GtgagccctgccccgcccagcacgTGGCGGTCGGATTTCCTGGTGCAGTACACAGGGGAGGGGTACCCGGACAAAGATCCATCCTGCCCGGCCCTGGGCCCAGGGGTATCG caatgcTTCCCCGACTGCGTGTGCGAAGACGCCTTCAACAACACCTACGCCTGCCTGCGCGCCCTGCACCCGCGCAGCCTGCAGTACTGCGAGTTCGCGGACAGCCAG GCCTTCGTGGAGCTGTACAACCTGACCAGCGACCCCCAGCAGCTCCACAACGTGGCCAAGAGCGTCGACCCcaccctgctggaggccttgaaCCAGCGGCTCATGAAGCTCCAGGCCTGTGCGGGGCCCAGCTGCCGGGACTAG
- the POLM gene encoding DNA-directed DNA/RNA polymerase mu isoform X3, which yields MALVPLKRRRRVARSPPAEPPGPGRFPSVVLCLVERRMGASRRAFLTQLARAKGFRVDVAYSAAVTHVVSEQNSGAEVAQWLAQQRGACGAGGDPALLDIGWFTESMRAGRPVEIEPRHRLRVTVPAAPHGGLMASYACQRRTPLLHSNQALTEALEILAEEARFSGSEGRSLAFTRAASVLKALPGPLGTLGELGPLPGIGEHSRRVIQDVLEDGVSAEVERVKLSERYQTMKLFTRIFGVGVKTASRWYQEGLRTLADLQVQSTRLTRQQQAGLRHYEDLSVPVGRGEAEAVSRAVQAALQRVLPGASVTLAGGFRRGKQHGHDVDLLLTHPEAGREAGLLSQAMSWLESQPGEQLRALRGPRGAGRQGLHGPLREVLLHTPPGGAERPAGPGRGPRLEGRQGGPGRGSDQSVPVRSARLDWLSALRARAPPLCQAREEDGAEQPRAV from the exons atggccctggTGCccctgaagaggaggaggagggtcgcCCGGTCCCCaccagcagagcccccaggcccTGGGCGCTTCCCCAGCGTGGTGCTGTGCCTGGTGGAGAGGCGGATGGGCGCCAGTCGCCGGGCCTTCCTCACCCAGCTGGCCCGGGCCAAGGGCTTCCGCGTGGACGTGGCCTACAG CGCCGCGGTGACTCACGTGGTGTCGGAGCAGAACTCGGGGGCCGAGGTGGCCCAGTGGCTGGCGCAGCAGCGGGGGGCGTGCGGCGCAGGGGGGGACCCCGCCCTGCTGGACATCGGCTGGTTCACGGAGAGCATGAGAGCCGGGCGGCCCGTGGAGATCGAACCCCGGCACCGCCTCCGA GTGACCGTGCCGGCGGCTCCGCATGGGGGGCTGATGGCGTCGTATGCCTGCCAGCGCCGCACCCCGCTCCTCCACAGCAACCAGGCACTGACG gaggcCCTGGAGATCCTGGCAGAGGAGGCGAGGTTCAGCGGCAGCGAGGGGCGCAGCCTGGCATTCACCAGGGCAGCCTCCGTGCTGAAGGCCCTGCCCGGCCCGCTTGGCACCTTGGGGGAGCTGGGGCCTCTGCCCGGCATCGGGGAGCACTCCCGGCgggtcatccag GACGTGCTGGAGGACGGCGTCTCGGCCGAGGTGGAGCGCGTGAAGCTGTCGGAGCGATACCAGACTATGAAG CTCTTCACCAGGATCTTCGGGGTGGGGGTGAAGACGGCCAGCCGGTGGTACCAGGAGGGGCTGCGGACGCTCGCGGACTTGCAGGTGCAGAGCACTAGGCTGAcccggcagcagcaggcag GGCTGCGGCACTACGAGGACCTCAGCGTGCCGGTGGGGCGCGGCGAGGCGGAGGCCGTCAGCCGGGCGGTGCAGGCGGCTTTGCAGCGGGTCCTGCCCGGAGCCTCGGTGACGCTGGCCGGCGGGTTCAGACG gggCAAGCAGCACGGCCACGACGTGGATCTTCTCCTCACCCACCCCGAGGCTGGCCGAGAGGCGGGGCTGCTGAGCCAGGCCATGAGCTGGCTGGAgagccag CCAGGAGAGCAGCTTCGTGCTCTGCGAGGGCCCCGGGGCGCCGGGCGCCAGGGACTGCATGGACCGCTTCGAGAGGTGCTTCTCCATACTCCGCCTGGAGGCGCAGAGAGGCCAGCGGGGCCCGGGCGCGGCCCGAGGCTGGAAGGCCGTCAGGGTGGACCTGGTCGTGGCTCCGATCAGTCAGTTCCCGTTCGCTCTGCTAGGCTGGACTGGCTCTCAG cactTCGAGCGCGAGCTCCGCCGCTTTGCCAGGCACGAGAGGAAGATGGTGCTGAA
- the POLM gene encoding DNA-directed DNA/RNA polymerase mu isoform X1, with protein sequence MALVPLKRRRRVARSPPAEPPGPGRFPSVVLCLVERRMGASRRAFLTQLARAKGFRVDVAYSAAVTHVVSEQNSGAEVAQWLAQQRGACGAGGDPALLDIGWFTESMRAGRPVEIEPRHRLRVTVPAAPHGGLMASYACQRRTPLLHSNQALTEALEILAEEARFSGSEGRSLAFTRAASVLKALPGPLGTLGELGPLPGIGEHSRRVIQDVLEDGVSAEVERVKLSERYQTMKLFTRIFGVGVKTASRWYQEGLRTLADLQVQSTRLTRQQQAGLRHYEDLSVPVGRGEAEAVSRAVQAALQRVLPGASVTLAGGFRRGKQHGHDVDLLLTHPEAGREAGLLSQAMSWLESQGLILYQHSQESSFVLCEGPGAPGARDCMDRFERCFSILRLEAQRGQRGPGAARGWKAVRVDLVVAPISQFPFALLGWTGSQHFERELRRFARHERKMVLNSHALYDTQQDLSLPAASEEEIFQHLGLEYVPPLERNA encoded by the exons atggccctggTGCccctgaagaggaggaggagggtcgcCCGGTCCCCaccagcagagcccccaggcccTGGGCGCTTCCCCAGCGTGGTGCTGTGCCTGGTGGAGAGGCGGATGGGCGCCAGTCGCCGGGCCTTCCTCACCCAGCTGGCCCGGGCCAAGGGCTTCCGCGTGGACGTGGCCTACAG CGCCGCGGTGACTCACGTGGTGTCGGAGCAGAACTCGGGGGCCGAGGTGGCCCAGTGGCTGGCGCAGCAGCGGGGGGCGTGCGGCGCAGGGGGGGACCCCGCCCTGCTGGACATCGGCTGGTTCACGGAGAGCATGAGAGCCGGGCGGCCCGTGGAGATCGAACCCCGGCACCGCCTCCGA GTGACCGTGCCGGCGGCTCCGCATGGGGGGCTGATGGCGTCGTATGCCTGCCAGCGCCGCACCCCGCTCCTCCACAGCAACCAGGCACTGACG gaggcCCTGGAGATCCTGGCAGAGGAGGCGAGGTTCAGCGGCAGCGAGGGGCGCAGCCTGGCATTCACCAGGGCAGCCTCCGTGCTGAAGGCCCTGCCCGGCCCGCTTGGCACCTTGGGGGAGCTGGGGCCTCTGCCCGGCATCGGGGAGCACTCCCGGCgggtcatccag GACGTGCTGGAGGACGGCGTCTCGGCCGAGGTGGAGCGCGTGAAGCTGTCGGAGCGATACCAGACTATGAAG CTCTTCACCAGGATCTTCGGGGTGGGGGTGAAGACGGCCAGCCGGTGGTACCAGGAGGGGCTGCGGACGCTCGCGGACTTGCAGGTGCAGAGCACTAGGCTGAcccggcagcagcaggcag GGCTGCGGCACTACGAGGACCTCAGCGTGCCGGTGGGGCGCGGCGAGGCGGAGGCCGTCAGCCGGGCGGTGCAGGCGGCTTTGCAGCGGGTCCTGCCCGGAGCCTCGGTGACGCTGGCCGGCGGGTTCAGACG gggCAAGCAGCACGGCCACGACGTGGATCTTCTCCTCACCCACCCCGAGGCTGGCCGAGAGGCGGGGCTGCTGAGCCAGGCCATGAGCTGGCTGGAgagccag GGTTTGATCCTCTACCAGCACAGCCAGGAGAGCAGCTTCGTGCTCTGCGAGGGCCCCGGGGCGCCGGGCGCCAGGGACTGCATGGACCGCTTCGAGAGGTGCTTCTCCATACTCCGCCTGGAGGCGCAGAGAGGCCAGCGGGGCCCGGGCGCGGCCCGAGGCTGGAAGGCCGTCAGGGTGGACCTGGTCGTGGCTCCGATCAGTCAGTTCCCGTTCGCTCTGCTAGGCTGGACTGGCTCTCAG cactTCGAGCGCGAGCTCCGCCGCTTTGCCAGGCACGAGAGGAAGATGGTGCTGAA
- the POLM gene encoding DNA-directed DNA/RNA polymerase mu isoform X2 — MALVPLKRRRRVARSPPAEPPGPGRFPSVVLCLVERRMGASRRAFLTQLARAKGFRVDVAYSAAVTHVVSEQNSGAEVAQWLAQQRGACGAGGDPALLDIGWFTESMRAGRPVEIEPRHRLRVTVPAAPHGGLMASYACQRRTPLLHSNQALTEALEILAEEARFSGSEGRSLAFTRAASVLKALPGPLGTLGELGPLPGIGEHSRRVIQLFTRIFGVGVKTASRWYQEGLRTLADLQVQSTRLTRQQQAGLRHYEDLSVPVGRGEAEAVSRAVQAALQRVLPGASVTLAGGFRRGKQHGHDVDLLLTHPEAGREAGLLSQAMSWLESQGLILYQHSQESSFVLCEGPGAPGARDCMDRFERCFSILRLEAQRGQRGPGAARGWKAVRVDLVVAPISQFPFALLGWTGSQHFERELRRFARHERKMVLNSHALYDTQQDLSLPAASEEEIFQHLGLEYVPPLERNA; from the exons atggccctggTGCccctgaagaggaggaggagggtcgcCCGGTCCCCaccagcagagcccccaggcccTGGGCGCTTCCCCAGCGTGGTGCTGTGCCTGGTGGAGAGGCGGATGGGCGCCAGTCGCCGGGCCTTCCTCACCCAGCTGGCCCGGGCCAAGGGCTTCCGCGTGGACGTGGCCTACAG CGCCGCGGTGACTCACGTGGTGTCGGAGCAGAACTCGGGGGCCGAGGTGGCCCAGTGGCTGGCGCAGCAGCGGGGGGCGTGCGGCGCAGGGGGGGACCCCGCCCTGCTGGACATCGGCTGGTTCACGGAGAGCATGAGAGCCGGGCGGCCCGTGGAGATCGAACCCCGGCACCGCCTCCGA GTGACCGTGCCGGCGGCTCCGCATGGGGGGCTGATGGCGTCGTATGCCTGCCAGCGCCGCACCCCGCTCCTCCACAGCAACCAGGCACTGACG gaggcCCTGGAGATCCTGGCAGAGGAGGCGAGGTTCAGCGGCAGCGAGGGGCGCAGCCTGGCATTCACCAGGGCAGCCTCCGTGCTGAAGGCCCTGCCCGGCCCGCTTGGCACCTTGGGGGAGCTGGGGCCTCTGCCCGGCATCGGGGAGCACTCCCGGCgggtcatccag CTCTTCACCAGGATCTTCGGGGTGGGGGTGAAGACGGCCAGCCGGTGGTACCAGGAGGGGCTGCGGACGCTCGCGGACTTGCAGGTGCAGAGCACTAGGCTGAcccggcagcagcaggcag GGCTGCGGCACTACGAGGACCTCAGCGTGCCGGTGGGGCGCGGCGAGGCGGAGGCCGTCAGCCGGGCGGTGCAGGCGGCTTTGCAGCGGGTCCTGCCCGGAGCCTCGGTGACGCTGGCCGGCGGGTTCAGACG gggCAAGCAGCACGGCCACGACGTGGATCTTCTCCTCACCCACCCCGAGGCTGGCCGAGAGGCGGGGCTGCTGAGCCAGGCCATGAGCTGGCTGGAgagccag GGTTTGATCCTCTACCAGCACAGCCAGGAGAGCAGCTTCGTGCTCTGCGAGGGCCCCGGGGCGCCGGGCGCCAGGGACTGCATGGACCGCTTCGAGAGGTGCTTCTCCATACTCCGCCTGGAGGCGCAGAGAGGCCAGCGGGGCCCGGGCGCGGCCCGAGGCTGGAAGGCCGTCAGGGTGGACCTGGTCGTGGCTCCGATCAGTCAGTTCCCGTTCGCTCTGCTAGGCTGGACTGGCTCTCAG cactTCGAGCGCGAGCTCCGCCGCTTTGCCAGGCACGAGAGGAAGATGGTGCTGAA